The Cupriavidus sp. EM10 genome includes a region encoding these proteins:
- a CDS encoding S1C family serine protease: MKRVTIYGLVSLAVALVFAAGAGVAWLSQPPPRKLTQADIDAAVMHTLQTKTLPSQAARAAEAIRESVVEIRSFAPETAPEPPPAAKAKRDPPDPKSKSAQKSSPKSAPKSAPNAGPPRDEAAASDPPRRSEQAQAKSEARHIGSGVVVTETGTIITNYHVVADASRLEVTFHNGQTSEASLLQAMPEKDLAIVQPKSIPDDLPAATLGSSQNLAPGMEVVAVGFPFGIGPSVSAGVISGLDRQFVSPDRKQKLDKLIQFDAAANPGNSGGPLVNMNGEVVGIVTAILNPHPSGTFLGIGFAITIESAGMALGSSPF; this comes from the coding sequence ATGAAACGGGTGACGATCTACGGGTTGGTTTCATTGGCCGTCGCCCTGGTATTCGCCGCAGGCGCCGGGGTCGCGTGGCTGTCACAGCCGCCACCGCGCAAGCTCACGCAGGCCGACATCGACGCAGCAGTCATGCACACGCTGCAGACGAAGACCCTGCCCTCCCAGGCCGCCCGCGCCGCCGAGGCGATCCGCGAATCGGTGGTGGAGATCCGCAGCTTCGCGCCGGAAACCGCACCTGAGCCGCCGCCGGCCGCCAAGGCCAAACGGGATCCGCCCGACCCGAAATCGAAGTCCGCTCAGAAATCCTCACCGAAGTCCGCCCCGAAGTCAGCCCCGAACGCGGGCCCGCCGCGCGATGAAGCCGCCGCCTCCGATCCGCCCCGGCGCAGCGAACAGGCCCAGGCGAAGTCGGAAGCCCGCCACATCGGCTCCGGCGTGGTGGTGACCGAGACCGGCACCATCATCACCAATTACCACGTGGTGGCCGACGCCAGCCGCCTGGAAGTGACGTTCCACAATGGCCAGACGTCCGAAGCGTCGCTGCTGCAGGCGATGCCCGAAAAGGACCTGGCCATCGTCCAGCCCAAGTCGATTCCCGACGACCTGCCGGCCGCCACGCTTGGTTCCAGCCAGAACCTGGCGCCCGGCATGGAGGTGGTGGCGGTGGGCTTTCCGTTTGGCATCGGCCCGTCGGTGTCGGCCGGCGTGATTTCCGGGCTGGACCGGCAATTCGTGTCGCCGGACCGCAAGCAGAAGCTCGACAAGCTCATCCAGTTCGACGCGGCGGCCAATCCCGGCAACTCGGGCGGCCCGCTGGTGAACATGAACGGCGAGGTGGTGGGCATCGTCACCGCCATCCTCAACCCCCACCCGAGCGGCACCTTTCTCGGTATCGGCTTTGCCATCACGATAGAAAGTGCCGGCATGGCCCTTGGATCATCTCCCTTCTAG
- a CDS encoding VWA domain-containing protein encodes MQFLWPQMLWLLLVLPLLAAAYVYLIARRKKAALLYASLALPRAALGPGQRLRRHIPPALFLLSLGAALLACARPSATITLPSDTITLVLAMDVSRSMEATDVAPTRIAAAQQAARDLVVGLPSTVRLGIVSFAATAAEVLAPTDNRQDMLDALDRFQLQRGTATGSGLIQALAVLFPNDGIDLEAVLFNDGTPLIGRPATSLDEAAAADAARKRAKDRQPVQPGSYRHGAVILLSDGRRTTGPDPLDAARMAGQRGVRVYTVGFGSAQGGVAGEPVLSYFMQLDEPALRAVANITGGEYFQAGSAADLSRVYRQLSARFALERRETEVSALFAAFSGLLLVAAGALSILWFRR; translated from the coding sequence ATGCAGTTTCTCTGGCCGCAAATGCTCTGGCTGCTGCTTGTGCTCCCACTGCTGGCAGCCGCCTACGTGTATCTGATCGCACGGCGCAAGAAGGCAGCCCTGCTCTATGCCAGCCTTGCATTGCCGCGCGCCGCGCTGGGGCCGGGCCAACGCCTTCGGCGCCACATTCCTCCCGCGCTGTTCCTGCTGTCGCTGGGTGCAGCCTTGCTGGCTTGCGCCCGGCCCAGTGCCACCATCACGCTGCCTTCCGACACGATTACCCTGGTGCTGGCGATGGATGTCTCGCGCAGCATGGAAGCCACCGACGTGGCGCCCACGCGCATCGCGGCGGCCCAGCAGGCGGCGCGCGACCTGGTGGTGGGGCTGCCGTCGACCGTGCGCCTGGGCATCGTCTCGTTTGCCGCCACCGCCGCCGAAGTGCTGGCGCCGACCGACAACCGCCAGGACATGCTCGACGCGCTCGACCGCTTCCAGCTGCAACGCGGCACCGCCACCGGCAGCGGGCTGATCCAGGCCCTGGCTGTATTGTTTCCCAATGATGGTATCGATCTCGAGGCCGTGCTGTTCAACGACGGCACGCCGCTGATCGGCCGGCCGGCTACGTCACTTGACGAAGCCGCTGCCGCCGACGCCGCCCGCAAGCGCGCGAAGGATCGGCAGCCCGTGCAGCCCGGCTCGTACCGGCACGGCGCGGTGATCCTGCTCAGCGATGGCCGCCGTACCACGGGACCCGATCCGCTCGATGCGGCGCGCATGGCCGGCCAGCGGGGCGTGCGGGTCTACACGGTGGGGTTCGGATCGGCGCAGGGCGGTGTGGCCGGCGAGCCCGTGCTGTCGTACTTCATGCAGCTCGACGAGCCCGCCCTGCGCGCCGTGGCGAATATCACGGGAGGCGAATACTTCCAGGCAGGCTCGGCCGCCGACCTGAGCCGCGTGTACCGCCAGCTCAGCGCGCGCTTTGCGCTGGAACGCCGCGAAACCGAAGTCAGCGCGCTGTTCGCCGCGTTCTCGGGCCTGCTGCTGGTGGCGGCAGGTGCGCTTTCGATCCTCTGGTTCCGACGTTAG